A DNA window from Mycolicibacter hiberniae contains the following coding sequences:
- a CDS encoding single-stranded DNA-binding protein, with amino-acid sequence MFETTLTVIGNIVTDPIRRRVGEHELIKFRVASNSRRRGADGSWETGNTLFITVNCWDRLVTGVGASLSKGLPVIVVGHVFTSEYEDKDGVRRSSVELRATAVGPDLARCAARVEKIIAAGPDSPLVAARGEHADGPDSTHPDADADAGAEMTGMALAP; translated from the coding sequence ATGTTCGAGACAACGCTGACCGTGATCGGCAACATCGTCACCGACCCCATCCGCCGCCGGGTGGGTGAGCACGAGCTGATCAAGTTCCGGGTCGCCAGCAACTCGCGCCGGCGCGGCGCCGACGGGAGCTGGGAGACCGGCAACACGCTGTTCATCACCGTCAACTGCTGGGACCGGCTGGTCACCGGAGTGGGTGCGTCGTTGAGCAAGGGACTGCCGGTGATCGTGGTCGGGCACGTCTTCACCAGCGAATACGAGGACAAGGACGGAGTCCGCCGGTCCTCGGTCGAGCTGCGCGCCACAGCGGTGGGCCCCGACCTGGCGCGGTGCGCGGCCCGCGTGGAGAAGATCATCGCCGCCGGACCGGACAGTCCGCTGGTCGCCGCACGCGGTGAGCACGCCGATGGCCCGGACAGCACCCACCCCGACGCCGACGCCGATGCCGGAGCCGAGATGACGGGCATGGCCCTGGCACCGTGA
- the ettA gene encoding energy-dependent translational throttle protein EttA, giving the protein MAEFIYTMKKVRKAHGDKVILDDVTLNFLPGAKIGVVGPNGAGKSSVLRIMAGLDKANNGDAFLAPGATVGILLQEPPLDETKTVRENVEEGVPIKAKLNRYNEVAELMATDYTDELMEEMGKLQEELDAADAWDIDSQLEQAMDALRCPPPDEPVTHLSGGERRRVALCKLLLSKPDLLLLDEPTNHLDAESVLWLEQHLASYPGAILAVTHDRYFLDNVAEWILELDRGRAYPYEGNYSTYLEKKAERLEVQGKKDQKLQKRLRDELAWVRSGAKARQAKNKARLQRYEEMAAEAEKTRKLDYEEIQIPVGPRLGNQVVEVEHLDKGFGGRLLIKDLSFTLPRNGIVGVIGPNGVGKTTLFKTIVGLEEPDSGTVKVGETVKLSYVDQNRAGIDPKKTVWEVVSDGLDYIEVGQNEIPSRAYVSAFGFKGPDQQKPAGVLSGGERNRLNLALTLKQGGNLILLDEPTNDLDVETLGSLENALEQFPGCAVVISHDRWFLDRTCTHILAWEGDDNNEAKWFWFEGNFGAYEENKVERLGAEAARPHRVTHRRLTRG; this is encoded by the coding sequence ATGGCTGAGTTCATCTACACGATGAAGAAGGTGCGCAAAGCACACGGCGACAAAGTCATCCTCGACGATGTCACGCTGAATTTCCTGCCCGGCGCCAAGATCGGTGTGGTCGGCCCCAACGGTGCCGGCAAGTCCAGCGTCCTGCGGATCATGGCCGGCCTGGACAAGGCCAACAACGGCGACGCCTTCTTGGCGCCCGGCGCCACGGTCGGCATCCTGTTGCAGGAGCCGCCCCTGGACGAGACCAAAACGGTCCGGGAGAACGTCGAAGAGGGCGTGCCGATCAAGGCCAAGCTCAACCGGTACAACGAGGTCGCCGAGCTGATGGCCACCGACTACACCGATGAGCTGATGGAGGAGATGGGCAAGCTCCAGGAGGAGCTTGACGCCGCCGACGCCTGGGACATCGATTCGCAGCTCGAACAGGCGATGGACGCCCTGCGCTGCCCGCCGCCCGACGAGCCGGTGACCCACCTCTCCGGGGGCGAGCGGCGGCGGGTGGCGCTGTGCAAGCTGCTGTTGAGCAAGCCCGATCTGCTGCTGCTCGACGAGCCGACCAACCACCTCGACGCCGAGAGCGTGCTGTGGCTGGAGCAGCACCTGGCCTCCTACCCGGGCGCGATCCTCGCGGTTACCCACGACCGCTACTTCCTCGACAACGTGGCGGAGTGGATTCTGGAGCTCGACCGCGGCCGGGCCTACCCCTACGAGGGCAACTACTCCACCTATCTGGAGAAGAAAGCCGAGCGCCTTGAGGTGCAGGGCAAGAAAGACCAGAAGCTGCAGAAGCGGCTCAGGGACGAACTCGCCTGGGTGCGCTCGGGCGCCAAGGCCCGCCAGGCCAAGAACAAGGCCCGGCTGCAGCGCTACGAGGAGATGGCTGCCGAGGCGGAGAAGACCCGCAAGCTCGACTACGAGGAGATCCAGATCCCGGTCGGCCCGCGCCTGGGCAACCAGGTGGTCGAGGTCGAACACCTCGACAAGGGCTTCGGCGGCCGCCTGCTGATCAAAGACCTGTCGTTCACACTGCCGCGCAACGGCATCGTCGGTGTGATCGGCCCCAACGGCGTCGGCAAGACGACCCTGTTCAAGACCATCGTCGGTCTCGAAGAGCCGGACAGCGGCACGGTCAAGGTCGGCGAGACGGTCAAACTGAGCTACGTCGACCAGAATCGCGCGGGCATCGACCCGAAGAAGACGGTCTGGGAAGTGGTCTCCGACGGTTTGGACTACATCGAGGTCGGCCAGAACGAGATCCCCTCGCGGGCTTACGTCTCGGCGTTCGGCTTCAAGGGCCCCGACCAGCAGAAGCCTGCCGGTGTGCTCTCCGGCGGTGAGCGCAACCGGCTGAACCTGGCATTGACGCTCAAGCAGGGCGGCAACCTGATCCTGTTGGACGAGCCGACCAACGACCTCGACGTCGAAACGCTCGGTTCGCTGGAGAACGCCCTCGAACAGTTCCCCGGGTGCGCGGTGGTGATCAGCCACGACCGCTGGTTCCTCGACCGCACCTGCACGCACATCCTCGCGTGGGAGGGTGACGACAACAACGAGGCCAAGTGGTTCTGGTTCGAAGGAAACTTCGGCGCCTACGAGGAGAACAAGGTGGAACGGCTCGGGGCCGAGGCGGCGCGTCCGCATCGAGTGACCCATCGCAGACTCACCCGCGGCTAA
- a CDS encoding NAD-glutamate dehydrogenase — MTESTEESTAWTTFPDPSEPQGVPAWVTAAYVEAYRGSHSDSLVGDELIGTDPAGRAAATAVVAPALAAAQARLASHRLAGQTRVAVYPADDRWGFGPALQVVTEHAGMLMDSLAVLLHRLGVAFVGISTPVFTVQRDEAGELRSVSPAAADGAAGAEAWIHVQLSPTVSRHTLAEIERVLPDVMADVRQVAVDSHAMRSALTGLAAEVEADPHGHYRAPDRHDVAALLHWLADGHFVLLGCQKGVVRDGQVLVDDAARLGVLRLRKSLRPRLTGDKLLTLAQATVPSFMRFSSRTYVVVIRQDTGDSVVAHRFVGLFTAAAMNADVFEIPVISRTVREALALADQEPGHPGQLLLDIIQTVPRSELFAIDAEQLLSMAMAVSDLGSRRGTLLFLRGDRTGRFVSCLVYLPRDRYTTPVRVHMEQILLHELGGVGLEYSARVSEAPWALLHFMVRMSDEPDARAVDCGEADRLRIQALLAEATRTWGDRLLEAAAQDSIDADLAEHYAAAFDESYKQAVTPAQAVADIPIVERLTDGSVNLVFSGYGEADGAQLAWFLGGHGASLSRLLPMLQCMGVAVLEERPFTVTRADGLTAWIYRFRVSADPTIAIPATGDARVDAEQRFAEAVTAIWEGRVEADRFNELVLRAGLTWQQVVVLRGYAKYLRQARFPYSESHIAAVLNDYPGIARALVALFEALFDPSRVQRNTGAQAAAAEVAAGIDAVVSLDTDRVLRAFASLIQATLRTNYFVTRTESARARNVLALKLNARLIDELPLPRPKFEIFVYSPRVEGVHLRFGFVSRGGLRWSDRREDYRTEVLGLVKAQAVKNAVIVPTGAKGGFVVKSPPTPTGDPIADREAARAEGIACYTLFISALLDVTDNVDHATGTISAPPQVVRRDGDDAYLVVAADKGTASFSDIANGVAESYGYWLGDAFASGGSVGYDHKEMGITAKGAWESVKRHFREMGVDTQTQDFTAVGVGDMSGDVFGNGMLRSRHIRLVAAFDHRHIFLDPDPDPVRSFAERQRMFDLPRSSWDDYDKSLISAGGGVYARDRKSVPVSPQVAAVLGLDADVAELTPPALIRAILRAPVDLLFNGGIGTYVKAESESDAEVGDRANDQVRLNGNQVRAKVIGEGGNLGVTPLGRVEFDLAGGRINTDALDNSAGVDCSDHEVNIKILIDALVTVGKLDAADRPQLLASMTDEVTALVLADNTAQNDLMGTSRANAASLLPVHADQIRHLVAAHGLHRELEALPSEKEIMRRAEAGLGLASPELATLMAHVKLTLKAAVLATDLPDQDAFAARLPKYFPRILQQRFGAEIRQHQLRREIVATMLVNDVVDTAGITYAYRITEDVGVDPVDAVRAYVATDAIFGVGELWRRIRAAGERDGLPVAVTDRMTLDLRRLIDRAGRWLLNYRPQPLAVGAEINRFAGQVAELSPRMTDWLRGGDAGIVAKHVGEFEAQGVPRDLATDVAMGLYRYSLLDVIDIADITERDAEEVADTYFALMDRLGTDGLLTAVAQLPRNDRWHALARLAIRDDIYNSVRSLCLDVLAVGEPDEDGMQKIAEWESTNASRVERAQRTLTQIYESDQRDLATLSVAARQIRSMTRASGRGAAS, encoded by the coding sequence ATGACCGAGTCCACCGAGGAATCGACCGCGTGGACAACGTTTCCCGATCCCTCTGAACCGCAAGGCGTTCCCGCCTGGGTAACGGCTGCCTACGTCGAGGCCTACCGGGGGTCGCACAGCGACTCGCTGGTCGGTGACGAACTCATCGGTACCGATCCGGCCGGCCGGGCGGCCGCCACCGCCGTGGTGGCCCCGGCCCTGGCGGCCGCGCAGGCCCGGCTGGCGTCGCACCGGCTCGCCGGGCAGACCCGAGTCGCGGTGTACCCCGCCGACGACAGGTGGGGATTCGGGCCGGCGCTGCAGGTGGTCACCGAGCACGCCGGCATGCTGATGGACTCCCTGGCGGTGCTGCTGCACCGCCTCGGGGTGGCCTTCGTGGGCATCAGCACGCCGGTGTTCACCGTGCAGCGCGACGAGGCAGGGGAGCTGCGCAGCGTCTCCCCGGCTGCGGCGGACGGCGCGGCGGGCGCTGAGGCGTGGATCCATGTACAGCTGTCGCCAACGGTCAGCCGGCACACCCTCGCCGAGATCGAACGGGTGCTGCCGGACGTGATGGCCGACGTACGGCAGGTAGCCGTTGATTCCCACGCGATGCGCAGCGCGCTGACCGGGCTTGCCGCCGAGGTCGAGGCCGACCCCCACGGCCACTACCGTGCACCGGATCGCCACGATGTCGCCGCTTTGCTGCACTGGCTGGCCGATGGGCACTTCGTGCTGCTCGGCTGCCAGAAAGGGGTGGTGCGCGACGGGCAGGTGCTGGTCGACGACGCCGCCCGGCTGGGGGTGCTGCGTCTTCGTAAGTCGTTGCGGCCCAGGCTTACCGGCGACAAGTTGTTGACCTTGGCGCAGGCCACCGTGCCCAGCTTCATGCGGTTCAGTTCGCGTACCTATGTGGTGGTGATCCGTCAGGACACCGGCGACAGCGTCGTCGCGCACCGCTTCGTCGGGCTGTTCACCGCAGCGGCCATGAACGCCGATGTCTTCGAGATCCCCGTCATCTCCCGCACTGTCCGCGAGGCTCTGGCGCTGGCGGACCAGGAGCCCGGCCATCCGGGGCAGCTGCTGCTCGACATCATCCAGACCGTCCCACGTTCAGAGCTTTTCGCGATCGACGCCGAGCAGCTGCTGAGCATGGCGATGGCGGTGTCGGATCTGGGTTCGCGGCGCGGAACTCTGCTGTTCCTCCGCGGCGACCGGACCGGGCGCTTTGTGTCCTGCCTGGTGTATCTGCCCCGCGACCGCTACACCACGCCGGTGCGGGTGCACATGGAGCAGATCCTGCTGCACGAGTTGGGCGGGGTAGGGCTGGAGTACAGCGCCCGCGTCAGTGAAGCGCCTTGGGCGTTACTGCATTTCATGGTCCGGATGTCCGATGAACCCGACGCCCGCGCGGTCGACTGCGGCGAGGCCGACCGGCTGCGGATCCAGGCGCTGCTGGCCGAGGCCACCCGCACCTGGGGCGACCGGCTGCTGGAGGCGGCGGCGCAGGACTCCATCGACGCCGACCTGGCCGAACACTATGCCGCGGCTTTCGACGAGAGCTACAAGCAGGCTGTCACCCCGGCGCAGGCAGTCGCCGACATCCCGATCGTCGAGCGGTTGACCGATGGTTCGGTCAACTTGGTGTTCTCCGGCTACGGCGAGGCCGACGGAGCGCAATTGGCCTGGTTTCTCGGCGGGCACGGAGCATCGCTGAGTCGGCTGTTGCCGATGCTGCAGTGCATGGGGGTGGCGGTGCTCGAGGAGCGGCCGTTCACCGTCACCCGCGCCGACGGGCTGACCGCGTGGATCTACCGATTCAGGGTGTCAGCGGACCCCACCATCGCAATCCCGGCGACCGGGGACGCACGCGTCGATGCCGAGCAGCGGTTCGCCGAGGCCGTCACAGCCATTTGGGAGGGCCGGGTCGAGGCCGACCGATTCAACGAGTTGGTGCTGCGCGCCGGGCTGACCTGGCAACAGGTCGTGGTGCTGCGCGGCTACGCCAAATACCTGCGTCAGGCCCGATTCCCCTACAGCGAGAGCCACATCGCCGCGGTGCTCAACGACTACCCCGGCATCGCGCGGGCACTGGTGGCGCTGTTCGAGGCCCTGTTCGACCCATCCCGTGTGCAGCGCAACACCGGCGCGCAAGCCGCGGCCGCCGAGGTCGCCGCCGGAATCGACGCAGTGGTCAGCCTGGACACCGACCGGGTGCTGCGCGCGTTCGCCTCCCTGATTCAGGCCACCCTGCGCACCAATTACTTCGTCACCCGCACCGAGTCGGCACGGGCGCGCAACGTGCTGGCGCTCAAGCTGAATGCCCGTTTGATCGATGAGTTGCCGCTGCCGCGGCCCAAATTCGAGATCTTCGTCTACTCGCCGCGTGTCGAGGGTGTGCACTTGCGATTCGGCTTCGTCTCGCGCGGGGGGCTGCGCTGGTCGGACCGCCGTGAGGACTACCGCACCGAGGTCCTCGGGCTGGTCAAAGCCCAGGCGGTGAAGAACGCCGTCATCGTCCCCACCGGGGCCAAGGGCGGATTCGTGGTCAAAAGCCCGCCGACGCCCACCGGCGACCCGATCGCCGACCGCGAGGCGGCCCGCGCCGAAGGAATTGCCTGCTACACCCTGTTCATCTCCGCCCTGCTCGACGTCACCGACAACGTCGATCACGCCACCGGGACCATCAGCGCGCCGCCGCAGGTGGTGCGCCGCGACGGCGACGACGCCTACCTGGTGGTGGCCGCCGACAAGGGCACCGCGAGCTTCTCCGACATCGCCAACGGGGTCGCCGAGTCCTACGGCTATTGGCTGGGCGACGCGTTCGCGTCCGGTGGGTCGGTCGGATACGACCACAAAGAGATGGGGATCACCGCCAAGGGCGCCTGGGAATCGGTCAAGCGGCACTTCCGCGAGATGGGCGTCGACACCCAGACTCAGGACTTCACCGCCGTCGGTGTCGGGGACATGAGCGGCGACGTGTTCGGCAACGGGATGCTGCGCAGCCGACACATTCGGTTGGTCGCCGCCTTCGACCATCGGCACATCTTCCTCGACCCCGACCCCGATCCGGTCCGGTCCTTCGCCGAGCGGCAGCGGATGTTCGACCTGCCCCGGTCCAGCTGGGACGACTACGACAAGTCACTGATCAGCGCCGGCGGCGGTGTCTATGCGCGAGACCGCAAGTCCGTGCCGGTCAGCCCGCAGGTGGCCGCGGTGCTGGGCCTCGACGCGGACGTCGCCGAGCTGACCCCGCCGGCGCTGATCCGGGCGATCCTGCGGGCACCGGTGGACCTGCTGTTCAACGGCGGCATCGGCACCTACGTCAAAGCCGAGTCCGAGTCCGACGCAGAGGTGGGCGACCGCGCCAACGACCAGGTGCGGCTCAACGGAAACCAGGTGCGCGCCAAGGTGATCGGTGAGGGCGGAAACCTCGGCGTCACCCCGCTGGGCCGGGTGGAGTTCGACCTGGCCGGCGGGCGGATCAACACCGACGCGCTGGACAACTCCGCCGGAGTGGACTGCTCCGACCACGAGGTCAACATCAAGATCCTCATCGACGCCCTGGTCACCGTCGGCAAGCTCGACGCCGCGGATCGTCCGCAGTTACTCGCGTCGATGACCGATGAGGTCACCGCCCTGGTGCTGGCCGACAACACCGCCCAGAACGACCTGATGGGCACCAGCCGCGCCAACGCGGCGAGCCTGCTGCCGGTGCATGCCGACCAGATCCGGCACCTGGTGGCCGCCCACGGCCTGCACCGCGAACTGGAGGCGCTGCCGTCGGAGAAGGAGATCATGCGGCGGGCCGAGGCCGGGCTGGGTCTGGCCTCCCCGGAACTGGCCACGCTGATGGCGCACGTCAAGCTGACGCTCAAGGCGGCGGTGCTGGCCACCGATCTGCCCGACCAGGACGCGTTCGCAGCCCGGCTGCCGAAATACTTCCCGCGAATCCTGCAGCAGCGCTTCGGCGCCGAGATCCGCCAGCACCAACTGCGCCGCGAAATCGTGGCCACCATGCTGGTCAATGATGTGGTGGACACCGCGGGCATCACCTACGCCTACCGGATCACCGAGGACGTGGGCGTCGACCCGGTCGATGCGGTACGCGCCTACGTCGCGACCGACGCCATCTTCGGGGTGGGTGAGCTGTGGCGCCGGATACGCGCGGCCGGTGAGCGGGACGGCCTGCCGGTGGCGGTGACCGACCGGATGACCCTGGACCTTCGCCGGCTCATCGACCGGGCGGGCCGTTGGCTGCTCAACTACCGCCCCCAGCCGCTGGCGGTGGGCGCCGAGATCAACCGGTTCGCCGGGCAGGTCGCCGAACTGTCACCGCGGATGACGGACTGGTTGCGCGGTGGCGACGCCGGCATCGTCGCCAAGCACGTCGGTGAGTTCGAAGCGCAAGGCGTGCCGCGTGACCTGGCCACCGACGTCGCCATGGGCCTGTACCGCTACAGCTTGCTCGACGTCATCGACATCGCCGACATCACCGAACGCGACGCCGAGGAGGTGGCGGACACCTACTTTGCGTTGATGGACCGGTTGGGCACCGACGGGTTGCTGACCGCGGTCGCCCAGTTGCCCCGCAATGACCGCTGGCATGCCTTGGCGCGGTTGGCCATCCGTGACGACATCTACAATTCGGTGCGGTCGCTGTGCCTGGACGTGCTGGCGGTCGGGGAACCGGATGAGGACGGGATGCAGAAAATCGCCGAATGGGAATCGACCAACGCCTCGCGCGTTGAGCGGGCGCAGCGCACGCTGACCCAGATCTATGAGTCCGACCAGCGCGATCTGGCGACACTGTCGGTGGCGGCGCGCCAGATCCGCAGCATGACGCGCGCCAGCGGGCGAGGAGCGGCGTCGTGA
- a CDS encoding acyl-CoA thioesterase produces MGFVAAVPVRWSDIDMYQHINHATMVTMLEEARVPFLSPAFAVDITSIGLLIAEVKVAYKGQLRLTDSPLQVTMWVPRLRTVDFTIGYEVRSVHAAPDSRPAVIAETQLATFSIDEQKLVRLSADHRAYLEKFVR; encoded by the coding sequence GTGGGCTTTGTGGCAGCGGTTCCGGTGCGCTGGTCGGACATCGACATGTACCAGCACATCAACCACGCCACCATGGTGACGATGCTCGAAGAGGCGCGGGTGCCCTTCCTGTCACCGGCCTTTGCGGTCGATATCACCAGCATCGGTCTGCTGATCGCCGAGGTCAAAGTCGCCTACAAGGGGCAACTGCGGCTGACGGACTCACCCCTGCAGGTAACGATGTGGGTGCCGCGGCTGCGCACGGTGGACTTCACCATCGGCTATGAGGTGCGTTCGGTGCACGCCGCGCCGGATTCCCGGCCGGCCGTGATCGCCGAGACGCAGCTGGCCACCTTCAGCATCGACGAGCAGAAGCTGGTGCGGCTGTCCGCGGACCATCGCGCCTACCTGGAGAAATTCGTCCGCTGA
- a CDS encoding TetR/AcrR family transcriptional regulator, with product MGRSYHSYVQPADNLPTACTEIKRRTQAERSAATRAALMTAARALWGARGYAAVGTPEIAEAAGVTRGAMYHQFPDKAALFLAVVEAVEADVMTRLAQAVAASAATTPAAALRSAAESWLVVADDPEVRQLLLLDAPTVLGWDGFRDVAQRYSLGMTEQLLSAAMQAGQLPHQPVRALAHVLIGALDEAAMVIATADDPDQARADVGVVVHRLLDAMLTES from the coding sequence ATGGGGCGCTCCTACCATAGTTACGTGCAACCTGCCGATAACTTACCGACAGCCTGTACGGAAATCAAGCGTCGGACGCAGGCGGAGCGTTCGGCCGCAACCCGTGCCGCCCTGATGACCGCGGCCCGTGCCTTGTGGGGCGCGCGCGGCTACGCGGCCGTGGGGACCCCGGAGATCGCCGAGGCCGCCGGGGTGACCCGCGGCGCGATGTACCACCAATTCCCGGACAAGGCCGCGCTGTTCCTGGCGGTCGTGGAAGCCGTGGAGGCCGACGTCATGACGCGGCTCGCACAGGCAGTGGCCGCCTCCGCGGCCACCACCCCCGCCGCGGCGTTACGGTCGGCAGCCGAAAGCTGGCTGGTGGTGGCCGACGACCCGGAGGTGCGTCAATTACTTTTGCTCGACGCGCCCACCGTGCTGGGCTGGGACGGCTTTCGCGACGTGGCCCAGCGCTACAGCCTGGGCATGACCGAACAGCTGCTGAGCGCGGCCATGCAGGCGGGACAACTGCCCCACCAGCCGGTCCGCGCCCTTGCTCATGTGCTCATCGGGGCACTCGACGAAGCAGCGATGGTGATCGCCACCGCGGATGATCCCGACCAGGCGCGCGCCGACGTGGGCGTCGTCGTGCACCGGTTGCTGGACGCCATGCTCACCGAGAGCTGA
- a CDS encoding alpha/beta fold hydrolase yields the protein MPTVDIDAGTIHYDTAGPRDGRPVLFVHGYAMGASLWGPVSQRLVARNLRCIAPTWPLGAHPAALRPGADRTLPGIAAMVDAFMGALGLQDVVLVGNDTGGLVSQLVAVGHPDRLGALVLTSCDAFENFPPPIINPYIVAAKAAVTLRVALQPMRLRAFRHYAYGKLAHRDIDQLVKEWVKPPLRDSAVAEDLRQLTKSLNQQTSLDAAARLPGFAKPVLIAWSADDLFFPAEDGKRLAETLPNARFELIEGARTYSMIDQPDRLADLVAEFATATSGMR from the coding sequence ATGCCCACCGTTGACATTGACGCCGGAACAATCCACTACGACACCGCGGGCCCGCGCGACGGCCGCCCGGTGCTGTTCGTCCACGGCTACGCGATGGGCGCCTCCCTGTGGGGGCCGGTGAGCCAACGACTGGTGGCGCGCAACCTGCGCTGCATCGCCCCGACCTGGCCGCTGGGCGCCCATCCGGCGGCGTTGCGGCCCGGAGCTGACCGGACCCTGCCCGGCATTGCCGCGATGGTGGACGCGTTCATGGGCGCGCTCGGCCTGCAAGACGTGGTGCTGGTGGGCAACGACACCGGGGGCCTGGTCAGTCAGCTGGTCGCGGTCGGTCATCCGGACCGGTTGGGTGCGCTGGTGCTGACCAGTTGCGATGCATTCGAAAATTTCCCGCCGCCCATCATCAATCCGTACATCGTGGCTGCCAAAGCCGCAGTCACCCTTCGCGTTGCGCTGCAGCCGATGCGGCTGCGTGCATTTCGTCACTACGCCTACGGGAAGCTGGCGCACCGCGACATCGACCAACTGGTGAAAGAGTGGGTCAAACCCCCGCTGCGTGATTCGGCAGTCGCTGAGGACCTCCGTCAGCTCACCAAGTCGCTGAACCAGCAGACCTCCTTAGATGCCGCGGCGCGACTGCCCGGGTTCGCCAAGCCGGTGCTTATCGCCTGGTCCGCCGACGATCTGTTCTTTCCCGCCGAGGACGGCAAACGCTTGGCGGAGACGCTGCCCAACGCGCGTTTCGAACTCATCGAGGGCGCACGCACCTATTCGATGATCGATCAGCCGGACCGACTGGCAGATCTGGTCGCCGAATTCGCAACCGCCACAAGCGGTATGCGCTGA
- a CDS encoding glycoside hydrolase family 13 protein yields the protein MSAGEGSGHAPWWADSVFYQVYPRSFADSNGDGVGDLDGISAHLDYLRRLGVDALWLNPVTVSPMADHGYDVADPRNIDPLFGDLAALDRLVAAAHASGIKVTMDLVPNHTSSAHPWFVEALAAQPASQARDRYIFRDGRGPDGQLPPNNWESVFGGPAWTRVAGSDGPGQWYLHLFDVAQPDLNWDNPEVFADFEATLRFWLDRGVDGFRIDVSHGMAKPPGLPDMPEADLKLLAHRDDDPRFNRPGVHPIHRAIRAVMDDYPDAVSVGEVWVHDNAAFAEYLRPDELHLAFNFRLLQAHFDAAEIRSAIDNSLAAVASVGADATWALENHDVERAVTRYGGGALGLQRAHAMALVLLALPGAVFVYNGQELGLPNVELPDSALQDPVWERSGHTERGRDGCRVPMPWSGDTPPFGFSENPHTWLPMPPDWAQCTVDRQRHEAGSTLSLYRQALAIRRRRDELTGRKVDWLDTPPAMLAFRRGGLVCVLNAGDRPVDLPEGRLLLCSAPATDGRLAPNAAAWLA from the coding sequence ATGAGCGCAGGCGAGGGTTCCGGCCACGCCCCGTGGTGGGCCGACAGCGTGTTCTACCAGGTCTATCCCCGCTCGTTCGCCGACAGCAACGGCGACGGCGTGGGCGACCTCGACGGCATATCCGCGCACCTGGACTACCTGCGCCGGCTCGGTGTCGACGCGCTGTGGCTCAACCCCGTGACGGTGTCGCCGATGGCCGACCACGGCTACGACGTAGCCGATCCCCGCAACATCGATCCGCTCTTCGGTGATCTGGCGGCGCTGGATCGGCTGGTGGCCGCCGCGCATGCGAGCGGCATCAAGGTGACCATGGACCTGGTGCCCAACCACACCAGTTCGGCCCATCCGTGGTTTGTCGAGGCGCTGGCCGCGCAGCCGGCCAGCCAGGCACGGGATCGCTATATCTTCCGTGACGGCCGCGGCCCCGACGGCCAGCTGCCGCCCAACAACTGGGAGTCGGTGTTCGGCGGCCCGGCCTGGACCAGGGTCGCCGGGTCCGACGGCCCCGGCCAGTGGTACCTGCACCTGTTCGACGTCGCACAACCGGATCTCAACTGGGACAACCCGGAGGTCTTCGCCGACTTCGAGGCAACGCTGCGGTTCTGGCTGGACCGCGGCGTGGACGGTTTCCGCATCGATGTCTCGCATGGCATGGCCAAGCCGCCGGGCCTGCCGGACATGCCGGAGGCCGATCTGAAACTGCTGGCCCATCGCGACGACGACCCGCGGTTCAACCGGCCCGGGGTCCACCCCATCCACCGGGCGATCCGGGCGGTCATGGACGACTATCCGGACGCGGTGAGCGTGGGCGAGGTGTGGGTGCACGACAACGCCGCGTTCGCCGAGTATCTGCGGCCCGACGAGCTGCACCTGGCCTTCAACTTCCGGCTGCTGCAAGCCCACTTCGACGCCGCGGAGATCCGCAGTGCGATCGACAACTCCCTGGCCGCGGTCGCCTCGGTGGGCGCCGACGCCACCTGGGCGCTGGAGAACCATGACGTCGAACGGGCGGTCACCCGCTATGGCGGCGGGGCTCTCGGGCTGCAGCGGGCACACGCCATGGCCCTGGTGCTGCTGGCCCTGCCGGGCGCGGTGTTCGTCTACAACGGCCAGGAGTTGGGCCTGCCGAACGTCGAGCTGCCCGACAGCGCCCTGCAGGACCCGGTCTGGGAACGCTCCGGGCACACCGAACGCGGACGCGACGGCTGCCGGGTGCCCATGCCCTGGTCGGGCGACACCCCGCCGTTCGGGTTCTCCGAGAACCCGCACACCTGGCTGCCGATGCCGCCGGACTGGGCGCAGTGCACGGTCGACCGGCAACGCCACGAAGCCGGCTCCACCCTGTCGCTGTACCGGCAGGCGCTGGCGATCCGCCGGCGCCGCGACGAACTCACCGGCCGCAAGGTCGACTGGCTCGACACACCGCCGGCAATGCTGGCCTTCCGGCGCGGTGGGCTGGTGTGTGTGCTCAACGCCGGTGACCGCCCGGTGGATCTGCCGGAGGGCCGGCTGCTGCTGTGCAGCGCCCCGGCGACCGACGGACGGCTGGCGCCCAACGCCGCCGCGTGGCTGGCCTGA